Proteins encoded within one genomic window of Brassica rapa cultivar Chiifu-401-42 chromosome A09, CAAS_Brap_v3.01, whole genome shotgun sequence:
- the LOC103837465 gene encoding nucleoside diphosphate kinase II, chloroplastic-like (The RefSeq protein aligns at 97% coverage compared to this genomic sequence), translating into MVGTRVVGQWTLCVASPRLTPAICSSTSSPTTVNLRAELAAFRPQFRLFSRTSPSRRRLRASTSSAESGIFLPHLVASMEQVEETYIMVKPDGIQRGLVGEIISRFEKKGFKLIGLKMFQCPRELAEEHYKDLSSKSFFSSLIEYITSGPVVCMAWEGVGVVASARKMIGKTDPLQAEPGTIRGDLAVQTGRNIVHGSDSPENGKREIALWFKEGELCEWDSVLAKWLRE; encoded by the exons GTGGTTGGTCAATGGACTCTCTGCGTCGCTTCGCCGAGATTAACTCCGGCAATTTGCAGTTCAACCTCTTCTCCAACCACTGTTAACCTCCGCGCTGAGTTAGCAGCATTCCGTCCTCAGTTCCGTCTATTCTCTCGTACATCTCCGTCCCGTCGCCGTCTTCGCGCTTCCACCTCCTCGGCCGAGTCAGGAATCTTCCTCCCTCACCTCGTCGCTTCTATG GAGCAAGTTGAGGAGACTTACATCATGGTGAAACCAGATGGCATACAACGAGGCCTT GTTGGAGAAATCATATCTCGTTTTGAGAAGAAGGGGTTTAAACTCATTGGACTCAAGATGTTCCAGTGCCCTAGAGAGTTAGCTGAG GAACATTATAAGGATCTTAGCTCTAAGTCATTCTTTTCTAGCCTCATTGAGTACATCACTTCAGGCCCTGTTGTGTGTATG GCTTGGGAAGGTGTGGGTGTAGTTGCTTCAGCTAGGAAGATGATTGGGAAAACAGATCCTCTTCAAGCTGAACCTGGCACTATTAGAGGAGATCTTGCTGTACAAACAGGAAG GAACATTGTGCATGGTAGTGACAGTCCTGAAAACGGAAAGCGTGAGATtg CTCTGTGGTTCAAAGAAGGCGAGCTATGCGAGTGGGATTCCGTTCTAGCTAAATGGCTAAGGGAATGA
- the LOC103837466 gene encoding transcription factor GTE10 isoform X2 — MGKARKHSRGMQAVERDDFGYPRGTDSEMEEEAPVRKRSRFSLNGGDRFGVPKEVLSLSNMLRSEREHLVHRLRMELEQVRELRRKVECFSSDRVMLSPYSDLHSCSDGSRRMPTQGKKRRPLRNDKQRSKKGPSRHDVPTGSTVAALMKECQTLVDRLWSHKLGFPFRIPVDPVLLNIPDYFTVIKHPMDLGTIRSRLRNGEYSSPLDFAADVRLTFSNSMAYNPPGNQYHKMARDLSAYFESRWKTIEKKIPVMEPPVTYLTSSASLESEVPYNVPPPRKNTASVNESKLRVEPPKLVMTDDEKKKLSQDLDALEEFPQNIVDLLKEQIGNDDLSGEVEIEIDIETLSDETLFMVRKLLDDYLKDRKKSQEKSEHCEMEIAHDSGFSNSTLQPSKGDLLIDEDVDIIGGNDPPVSSHPPHKIEKDDACRNNECSSSSSSSRESGSSSSDSDSCSSSRSETDFTKASNPTSTEDKQEPGVDINGEKIVVNDSLNESCQVEHDVREKSTSMAALNVLTEEETAPLERQDSPGKRQRAALLKNRFADTIMKAREKTLTKGEKGDPEKLRIEREKFEKRLREENLRLQAEAKAVEEARRKAKAEAAEKARREREQEREAARQALQKLEKTVEIDEGRRFMEDLEMLRATGAEGDQLPTFMEEMSPKCSPDMLGSFKMEGNSNPLEQLGLYMKMDEDEDDEEDEPHFRQGEVDEQTLDRKERFTLSPHGVEREDQLDNGNKKPASQKAQDNGNQEDEKFINQKEGEEQIENGPVSLHGEEGEDRVGSGSEGREEVVSEKAQDSVNHEDEELINQNEGGREQLEIVPEQEIGVEDKGDEEAGIVDMVGVETEVVEMVKVDTEEVDTREQETEVVGNGEKETEVVDMVKVENEIGGMGEQDNGIEYKGDEEVEVVDNKDEEAGIVDMGEEETEGVDMVKEVETEGVDMREQEETEAVDNVEKETEVVVMGKKENEIGGIREEETEVVHKREEETEVVENGEEETEVVDMGDEETEVVQTREEEEVVGKGQEVSESLHKRDEESEVVEEQTE; from the exons ATGGGTAAAGCGAGGAAGCATTCTAGAGGGATGCAAGCTGTTGAGCGTGATGACTTTGGTTACCCGCGTGGGACGGATAGTGAGATGGAGGAGGAGGCGCCCGTGAGGAAAAGGAGTCGTTTTAGCTTGAATGGTGGAGATAGATTTGGTGTTCCTAAAGAGGTTTTGTCTTTGTCGAATATGCTAAGGTCTGAGAGAGAGCATTTAGTTCACAGGCTCAGGATGGAGCTTGAACAGGTCAGGGAGCTTCGTAGGAAGGTTGAATGTTTTAGTTCAGATAGGGTTATGTTGTCTCCGTATAGCGATCTTCATAGTTGCAGTGATGGGTCTCGGAGGATGCCTACACAGGGGAAAAAGCGTCGTCCTTTGCGGAATGATAAGCAGCGGAGTAAGAAAGGGCCATCTCGGCATGATGTCCCAACAGGCTCTACAGTTGCTGCATTGATGAAGGAGTGCCAGACGTTGGTCGATCGTCTATGGTCACATAAGTTGGGGTTTCCATTTCGCATTCCTGTTGATCCAGTTCTGCTGAATATTCCAGACTATTTTACTGTGATTAAGCACCCGATGGATCTTGGAACGATAAGAAGCAGACTGCGTAATGGGGAATACTCTAGTCCTTTGGACTTTGCAGCAGATGTGCGTCTTACGTTTTCAAATTCCATGGCTTACAACCCTCCTGGAAACCAGTACCATAAAATGGCTCGAGATCTCAGCGCATATTTTGAGTCGAGATGGAAAACTATAGAGAAGAAGATACCTGTGATGGAACCACCAGTCACGTACCTAACCAGTTCTGCTTCTCTGGAGTCTGAAGTCCCGTATAATGTACCACCACCAAGAAAGAATACAGCTTCAGTGAACGAGAGCAAGTTGAGGGTGGAACCTCCGAAGTTGGTCATGACAGATGATGAGAAGAAAAAACTAAGCCAAGATTTGGACGCGTTAGAAGAGTTCCCACAAAACATTGTTGATCTCCTGAAAGAGCAAATTGGCAATGATGACCTATCTGGGGAAGTTGAGATTGAGATTGATATAGAGACGCTTTCAGACGAAACCTTGTTCATGGTTCGGAAACTCCTGGATGATTATCTAAAGGACAGAAAGAAATCACAGGAGAAGAGTGAACATTGTGAGATGGAG ATAGCTCATGACTCTGGATTCAGTAATTCCACTCTGCAGCCTAGTAAAG GTGATCTGCTAATTGACGAGGATGTTGACATAATTGGTGGAAATGACCCCCCTGTTTCTAGCCATCCCCCTCACAAGATAGAAAAAGATGATGCATGTAGAAACAATGAATGCAGCAGTTCGAGTAGCTCCAGTAGGGAATCAGGCTCTTCATCTAGTG ATTCTGATTCTTGTAGTTCCTCTAGGAGTGAAACAGATTTCACTAAAGCTTCAAATCCTACGAGCACAGAG GATAAACAGGAACCAGGAGTTGATATCAACGGTGAAAAGATTGTTGTAAATG ATTCTTTAAATGAGTCTTGTCAAGTTGAGCATGATGTTCGGGAAAAGTCAACCTCCATGGCTGCATTAAATGTCCTTACAGAGG AGGAGACGGCTCCACTTGAGAGGCAAGATTCCCCAGGAAAGCGTCAGCGCGCGGCTTTGTTGAAAAATCGCTTTGCTGATACCATTATGAAAGCTCGAGAGAAGACACTAACTAAG GGTGAAAAAGGAGATCCTGAAAAACTAAGGATAGAAAGAGAGAAGTTTGAAAAACGGCTCAGGGAAG AAAACCTACGGTTACAAGCCGAGGCCAAAGCTGTTGAAGAGGCTAGGAGGAAAGCCAAGGCAGAAGCTGCAGAGAAAGCAAGGAGGGAAAGAGAGCAAGAGAGAGAAGCTGCACGACAAGCCTTACAAAAG CTGGAAAAGACGGTGGAGATAGACGAGGGTAGGCGGTTTATGGAAGACCTGGAGATGCTTAGAGCTACAGGTGCCGAGGGTGATCAACTACCAACTTTCATGGAAGAGATGAGCCCCAAATGTAGTCCGGATATGTTGGGTAGTTTTAAGATGGAAGGAAACAGTAACCCGTTAGAACAGCTAGGTTTGTACATGAAAATGGATGAGGATGAGgacgatgaagaagatgagCCACACTTTAGGCAAGGAGAAGTAGATGAGCAGACCCTTGATAGAAAAGAAAGATTCACGCTTAGTCCTCACGGAGTAGAGAGAGAGGACCAACTTGATAACGGAAATAAAAAACCGGCAAGTCAAAAGGCACAAGATAATGGGAACCAAGAAGATGAAAAATTTATCAACCAAAAGGAAGGAGAGGAACAAATAGAGAATGGGCCAGTTAGTCTTCACGGAGAAGAGGGAGAAGATCGGGTCGGTAGTGGAAGTGAAGGGAGAGAAGAAGTGGTGAGCGAAAAGGCACAAGATAGTGTGAACCACGAAGATGAAGAACTCATCAATCAAAATGAAGGAGGGAGAGAACAGTTGGAGATTGTGCCAGAGCAAGAAATCGGAGTTGAGGACAAGGGAGATGAAGAAGCTGGAATTGTCGACATGGTAGGGGTGGAAACTGAAGTTGTTGAGATGGTAAAGGTTGATACTGAAGAAGTTGACACGAGAGAGCAAGAGACTGAAGTAGTTGGCAATGGAGAGAAAGAAACTGAAG TTGTGGACATGGTAAAGGTAGAAAATGAAATTGGAGGCATGGGAGAGCAAGACAATGGAATTGAGTACAAGGGAGATGAAGAAGTTGAAGTTGTGGACAACAAAGATGAAGAAGCTGGAATTGTGGACATGGGAGAGGAAGAAACTGAAGGTGTCGACATGGTAAAGGAGGTAGAAACCGAAGGTGTCGACATGAGAGAGCAAGAAGAGACTGAAGCTGTTGACAATGTAGAGAAAGAAACCGAAGTTGTCGTCATgggaaagaaagaaaatgaaattgGCGGCATTAGAGAGGAAGAAACTGAAGTTGTCCACAAGAGAGAGGAGGAAACTGAAGTTGTGGAAAATGGAGAGGAAGAAACAGAAGTTGTCGACATGGGAGATGAGGAAACTGAAGTTGTCCAGacgagagaagaagaagaagttgtggGCAAGGGACAGGAAGTAAGTGAAAGTCTACACAAGAGAGATGAAGAAAGTGAAGTTGTGGAAGAACAAACTGAATGA
- the LOC103837466 gene encoding transcription factor GTE10 isoform X1, which yields MGKARKHSRGMQAVERDDFGYPRGTDSEMEEEAPVRKRSRFSLNGGDRFGVPKEVLSLSNMLRSEREHLVHRLRMELEQVRELRRKVECFSSDRVMLSPYSDLHSCSDGSRRMPTQGKKRRPLRNDKQRSKKGPSRHDVPTGSTVAALMKECQTLVDRLWSHKLGFPFRIPVDPVLLNIPDYFTVIKHPMDLGTIRSRLRNGEYSSPLDFAADVRLTFSNSMAYNPPGNQYHKMARDLSAYFESRWKTIEKKIPVMEPPVTYLTSSASLESEVPYNVPPPRKNTASVNESKLRVEPPKLVMTDDEKKKLSQDLDALEEFPQNIVDLLKEQIGNDDLSGEVEIEIDIETLSDETLFMVRKLLDDYLKDRKKSQEKSEHCEMEIAHDSGFSNSTLQPSKGDLLIDEDVDIIGGNDPPVSSHPPHKIEKDDACRNNECSSSSSSSRESGSSSSDSDSCSSSRSETDFTKASNPTSTEDKQEPGVDINGEKIVVNDSLNESCQVEHDVREKSTSMAALNVLTEEETAPLERQDSPGKRQRAALLKNRFADTIMKAREKTLTKGEKGDPEKLRIEREKFEKRLREENLRLQAEAKAVEEARRKAKAEAAEKARREREQEREAARQALQKLEKTVEIDEGRRFMEDLEMLRATGAEGDQLPTFMEEMSPKCSPDMLGSFKMEGNSNPLEQLGLYMKMDEDEDDEEDEPHFRQGEVDEQTLDRKERFTLSPHGVEREDQLDNGNKKPASQKAQDNGNQEDEKFINQKEGEEQIENGPVSLHGEEGEDRVGSGSEGREEVVSEKAQDSVNHEDEELINQNEGGREQLEIVPEQEIGVEDKGDEEAGIVDMVGVETEVVEMVKVDTEEVDTREQETEVVGNGEKETEVGGMGEQDNGIEDKGDEEAEMYNKDEEAGIVDMEGKETEVVDMVKVETEVVDMREQETEVVDMVKVENEIGGMGEQDNGIEYKGDEEVEVVDNKDEEAGIVDMGEEETEGVDMVKEVETEGVDMREQEETEAVDNVEKETEVVVMGKKENEIGGIREEETEVVHKREEETEVVENGEEETEVVDMGDEETEVVQTREEEEVVGKGQEVSESLHKRDEESEVVEEQTE from the exons ATGGGTAAAGCGAGGAAGCATTCTAGAGGGATGCAAGCTGTTGAGCGTGATGACTTTGGTTACCCGCGTGGGACGGATAGTGAGATGGAGGAGGAGGCGCCCGTGAGGAAAAGGAGTCGTTTTAGCTTGAATGGTGGAGATAGATTTGGTGTTCCTAAAGAGGTTTTGTCTTTGTCGAATATGCTAAGGTCTGAGAGAGAGCATTTAGTTCACAGGCTCAGGATGGAGCTTGAACAGGTCAGGGAGCTTCGTAGGAAGGTTGAATGTTTTAGTTCAGATAGGGTTATGTTGTCTCCGTATAGCGATCTTCATAGTTGCAGTGATGGGTCTCGGAGGATGCCTACACAGGGGAAAAAGCGTCGTCCTTTGCGGAATGATAAGCAGCGGAGTAAGAAAGGGCCATCTCGGCATGATGTCCCAACAGGCTCTACAGTTGCTGCATTGATGAAGGAGTGCCAGACGTTGGTCGATCGTCTATGGTCACATAAGTTGGGGTTTCCATTTCGCATTCCTGTTGATCCAGTTCTGCTGAATATTCCAGACTATTTTACTGTGATTAAGCACCCGATGGATCTTGGAACGATAAGAAGCAGACTGCGTAATGGGGAATACTCTAGTCCTTTGGACTTTGCAGCAGATGTGCGTCTTACGTTTTCAAATTCCATGGCTTACAACCCTCCTGGAAACCAGTACCATAAAATGGCTCGAGATCTCAGCGCATATTTTGAGTCGAGATGGAAAACTATAGAGAAGAAGATACCTGTGATGGAACCACCAGTCACGTACCTAACCAGTTCTGCTTCTCTGGAGTCTGAAGTCCCGTATAATGTACCACCACCAAGAAAGAATACAGCTTCAGTGAACGAGAGCAAGTTGAGGGTGGAACCTCCGAAGTTGGTCATGACAGATGATGAGAAGAAAAAACTAAGCCAAGATTTGGACGCGTTAGAAGAGTTCCCACAAAACATTGTTGATCTCCTGAAAGAGCAAATTGGCAATGATGACCTATCTGGGGAAGTTGAGATTGAGATTGATATAGAGACGCTTTCAGACGAAACCTTGTTCATGGTTCGGAAACTCCTGGATGATTATCTAAAGGACAGAAAGAAATCACAGGAGAAGAGTGAACATTGTGAGATGGAG ATAGCTCATGACTCTGGATTCAGTAATTCCACTCTGCAGCCTAGTAAAG GTGATCTGCTAATTGACGAGGATGTTGACATAATTGGTGGAAATGACCCCCCTGTTTCTAGCCATCCCCCTCACAAGATAGAAAAAGATGATGCATGTAGAAACAATGAATGCAGCAGTTCGAGTAGCTCCAGTAGGGAATCAGGCTCTTCATCTAGTG ATTCTGATTCTTGTAGTTCCTCTAGGAGTGAAACAGATTTCACTAAAGCTTCAAATCCTACGAGCACAGAG GATAAACAGGAACCAGGAGTTGATATCAACGGTGAAAAGATTGTTGTAAATG ATTCTTTAAATGAGTCTTGTCAAGTTGAGCATGATGTTCGGGAAAAGTCAACCTCCATGGCTGCATTAAATGTCCTTACAGAGG AGGAGACGGCTCCACTTGAGAGGCAAGATTCCCCAGGAAAGCGTCAGCGCGCGGCTTTGTTGAAAAATCGCTTTGCTGATACCATTATGAAAGCTCGAGAGAAGACACTAACTAAG GGTGAAAAAGGAGATCCTGAAAAACTAAGGATAGAAAGAGAGAAGTTTGAAAAACGGCTCAGGGAAG AAAACCTACGGTTACAAGCCGAGGCCAAAGCTGTTGAAGAGGCTAGGAGGAAAGCCAAGGCAGAAGCTGCAGAGAAAGCAAGGAGGGAAAGAGAGCAAGAGAGAGAAGCTGCACGACAAGCCTTACAAAAG CTGGAAAAGACGGTGGAGATAGACGAGGGTAGGCGGTTTATGGAAGACCTGGAGATGCTTAGAGCTACAGGTGCCGAGGGTGATCAACTACCAACTTTCATGGAAGAGATGAGCCCCAAATGTAGTCCGGATATGTTGGGTAGTTTTAAGATGGAAGGAAACAGTAACCCGTTAGAACAGCTAGGTTTGTACATGAAAATGGATGAGGATGAGgacgatgaagaagatgagCCACACTTTAGGCAAGGAGAAGTAGATGAGCAGACCCTTGATAGAAAAGAAAGATTCACGCTTAGTCCTCACGGAGTAGAGAGAGAGGACCAACTTGATAACGGAAATAAAAAACCGGCAAGTCAAAAGGCACAAGATAATGGGAACCAAGAAGATGAAAAATTTATCAACCAAAAGGAAGGAGAGGAACAAATAGAGAATGGGCCAGTTAGTCTTCACGGAGAAGAGGGAGAAGATCGGGTCGGTAGTGGAAGTGAAGGGAGAGAAGAAGTGGTGAGCGAAAAGGCACAAGATAGTGTGAACCACGAAGATGAAGAACTCATCAATCAAAATGAAGGAGGGAGAGAACAGTTGGAGATTGTGCCAGAGCAAGAAATCGGAGTTGAGGACAAGGGAGATGAAGAAGCTGGAATTGTCGACATGGTAGGGGTGGAAACTGAAGTTGTTGAGATGGTAAAGGTTGATACTGAAGAAGTTGACACGAGAGAGCAAGAGACTGAAGTAGTTGGCAATGGAGAGAAAGAAACTGAAGTTGGAGGCATGGGAGAGCAAGACAATGGAATTGAGGACAAGGGAGATGAAGAAGCTGAAATGTACAACAAAGATGAAGAAGCTGGAATTGTCGACATGGAAGGGAAAGAAACTGAAGTTGTGGACATGGTAAAGGTAGAAACTGAAGTTGTTGACATGAGAGAGCAAGAGACTGAAGTTGTGGACATGGTAAAGGTAGAAAATGAAATTGGAGGCATGGGAGAGCAAGACAATGGAATTGAGTACAAGGGAGATGAAGAAGTTGAAGTTGTGGACAACAAAGATGAAGAAGCTGGAATTGTGGACATGGGAGAGGAAGAAACTGAAGGTGTCGACATGGTAAAGGAGGTAGAAACCGAAGGTGTCGACATGAGAGAGCAAGAAGAGACTGAAGCTGTTGACAATGTAGAGAAAGAAACCGAAGTTGTCGTCATgggaaagaaagaaaatgaaattgGCGGCATTAGAGAGGAAGAAACTGAAGTTGTCCACAAGAGAGAGGAGGAAACTGAAGTTGTGGAAAATGGAGAGGAAGAAACAGAAGTTGTCGACATGGGAGATGAGGAAACTGAAGTTGTCCAGacgagagaagaagaagaagttgtggGCAAGGGACAGGAAGTAAGTGAAAGTCTACACAAGAGAGATGAAGAAAGTGAAGTTGTGGAAGAACAAACTGAATGA
- the LOC103837462 gene encoding Golgi to ER traffic protein 4 homolog: MSRERSRRELPPVQEHIDKLKKVVEEGNGYGALQMYKSISARYVTAQRFSEALDILFSGACVELEHGLVNCGADLAILFVDTLVKAKSPCNDESLDRIRCMFKLFPRVPVPPHLVDVSDDEDVHNLQESLGEARSRVDNLTSFLRAAIRWSAEFGGPSTGYPELHAMLADYLYTECPELDMVRISRHFVRAEDPEKFATMLINFMGRCYPGEDDLAIARAVLMYLSMGNMKDANTLMDEIKKQAETLSESDLIQFITYLLETLQRDALPLFSMLRAKFKSCIDREPLLNELLDEIAERFYGVQRKNPLQGMFGDIFKMMG; the protein is encoded by the exons ATGTCGAGAGAGAGGAGCAGACGTGAATTGCCTCCCGTCCAAGAG CATATTGATAAATTGAAGAAAGTGGTAGAGGAAGGTAATGGCTATGGAGCTTTGCAGATGTACAAATCCATCAGTGCCAG ATATGTTACGGCTCAGAGATTCTCTGAAGCTCTTGACATCCTCTTCTCTGGGGCGTGCGTTGAGCTAGAGCACGGCCTGGTGAATTGTGGGGCCGACCTTGCTATTTTGTTTGTTGACACACTAGTTAAAGCCAAGTCACCTTGTAATGACGAGTCTCTTG ATCGTATCAGGTGTATGTTCAAGTTGTTTCCTCGGGTTCCTGTGCCACCTCATTTGGTTGATGTGAGCGATGATGAAGATGTGCATAATCTTCAGGAATCTCTTGGGGAAGCTAGATCACGGGTTGATAACTTGACTTCCTTCTTGAGAGCTGCTATAAG atGGTCTGCGGAGTTTGGAGGGCCAAGTACAGGGTATCCTGAGTTGCATGCTATGCTGGCTGATTATCTTTACACCGAGTGTCCTGAACTT GACATGGTTCGAATATCACGGCATTTTGTTAGAGCCGAGGACCCTGAGAAGTTTGCAACTATGCTGATCAACTTCATGGGAAGG TGTTATCCTGGTGAAGATGACCTTGCCATTGCGCGAGCAGTTCTCAT GTACTTATCTATGGGGAACATGAAAGATGCAAATACTCTGATGGATGAGATTAAGAAACAAGCAGAGACCCTTTCAGAATCAGACCTTATCCAATTTATCACATATCTTCTGGAAAC GTTGCAGAGGGATGCATTGCCTCTTTTTAGTATGTTAAGAGCGAAATTTAAGTCTTGCATAGATAGAGAACCACTGCTTAACGAG TTGCTGGACGAGATTGCAGAGAGATTTTACGGAGTGCAGCGTAAGAATCCTTTGCAAGGAATGTTTGGAGACATCTTCAAG ATGATGGGCTAA
- the LOC103837467 gene encoding adenylate kinase 4: MADLEDVQTVDLMSELLRRLKCSQKPDKRLIFIGPPGSGKGTQSPIVKDEFCLCHLSTGDMLRAAVASKTPLGLKAKEAMDKGALVTDELVVGIIDEAMNKPKCQKGFILDGFPRTVAQAEKLDEMLKKRGTGIDKVLNFAIDDSVLEERITGRWIHPSSGRSYHTKFAPPKTPGVDDITGEPLIQRKDDNAEVLRSRLAAFHTQTEPVIDYYAKKAVLTNIKAEKAPQEVTSEVQKALS; this comes from the exons ATGGCGGATTTGGAAGATGTTCAGACCGTGGATCTCATGTCCGAGCTTCTCCGCCGTCTCAAATGTTCACAAAAGCCCGACAAACGCCTCATCTTCATAG GACCTCCAGGGTCAGGGAAAGGTACTCAATCTCCAATAGTGAAGGATGAGTTTTGCTTGTGTCATCTATCCACTGGAGATATGTTGAGAGCTGCTGTTGCTTCCAAGACCCCTCTTGGTCTCAAGGCCAAAGAAGCTATGGACAAG gGAGCGCTTGTTACTGATGAATTGGTGGTTGGTATAATTGATGAAGCCATGAACAAGCCAAAATGTCAGAAAGGTTTTATCCTTGATGGGTTTCCCAGGACTGTTGCTCAGGCAGAGAAG CTAGACGAGATGCTTAAGAAGCGTGGAACTGGAATCGACAAAGTTCTCAACTTTGCTATCGATGACTCAGTCCTGGAGGAAAGAATAACCGGGAGATGGATCCACCCATCCAGTGGCAGGAGTTACCACACCAAGTTTGCGCCTCCCAAAACCCCTGGAGTTGATGAT ATTACCGGAGAACCTCTGATCCAACGCAAAGATGATAACGCTGAGGTTCTAAGGTCAAGACTTGCTGCTTTCCACACTCAAACTGAACCG GTGATTGACTACTACGCAAAGAAGGCTGTTCTTACAAACATCAAAGCCGAGAAGGCTCCCCAAGAAGTTACATCAGAGGTTCAGAAAGCATTGTCCTGA
- the LOC103837464 gene encoding heme chaperone HemW, whose protein sequence is MLRTTASPIFSSFTAKPRTSRLIFKAFSVLLEDTPPSARRNASTNLTTLHQGPPTSAYVHLPFCRKRCHYCDFPIIALGSSSASTTLHEEKRQEEEDDDPRITNYVNLLVREINATRTGFDANPNLKTVFFGGGTPSLVPPKLVSLVLETLSSSFGLCPDAEISMEMDPGTFGGEKLKELMELGVNRVSLGVQAFQDELLRACGRAHGVSEVYEAIEIVKSCGVGNWSMDLISSLPHQTLEMWEESLRLAIESQPSHVSVYDLQVEQGTKFGNVYTPGQSPLPSETQSAEFYKTASSMLRGAGYEHYEVSSYSKDGFKCKHNLIYWKNKPFYAFGLGSASYVGGLRFSRPRRLKEYTNYVADLENGAANWCGDGSVDLKDVATDIIMLSFRTSKGLELKEFGEAFGRKVVNSICKVYEPYVESGHIVCLDGMRREVVSDEFKKFLVGNDEVKIEDHVRYLRLRDPDGFLLSNELISLAFGVISP, encoded by the exons ATGCTCAGAACGACGGCTTCCCCAATTTTCTCGTCGTTTACAGCTAAACCCAGAACCTCGAGGTTGATTTTCAAAGCTTTCAGCGTCCTTCTCGAGGACACTCCACCAAGTGCTCGACGAAATGCGTCAACCAATCTAACAACCCTACACCAAGGCCCTCCAACATCAGCCTACGTCCACCTCCCCTTCTGCCGCAAACGCTGCCATTACTGCGACTTCCCCATCATAGCTCTTGGCTCCTCCTCTGCTTCCACCACTCTCCACGAGGAAAaaagacaagaagaagaagacgacgaccCACGTATCACAAACTACGTTAACTTGCTCGTTCGTGAAATAAACGCGACAAGAACAGGTTTTGACGCAAACCCGAATCTAAAGACTGTGTTTTTCGGCGGAGGCACGCCTTCTCTCGTCCCTCCGAAGCTTGTCTCTTTGGTCCTCGAAACGCTGAGTTCGAGTTTCGGGCTGTGTCCTGACGCTGAGATATCCATGGAGATGGATCCAGGAACGTTTGGTGGCGAGAAGCTAAAGGAGTTGATGGAGCTGGGAGTGAACAGAGTGTCTTTAGGTGTTCAAGCGTTTCAAGATGAGCTTTTGAGAGCTTGTGGTAGAGCTCATGGTGTCTCTGAAGTGTACGAGGCGATAGAGATTGTTAAGTCATGTGGAGTTGGGAATTGGAGTATGGATCTTATATCTTCTCTGCCTCACCAGACGTTGGAGATGTGGGAAGAGAGTTTGAGATTAGCTATTGAGTCTCAGCCAAGTCATGTCTCTGTGTATGATCTGCAAGTGGAACAAGGCACGAAGTTTGGAAACGT GTACACTCCAGGACAGTCTCCTCTCCCTTCAGAAACACAATCAGCAGAGTTTTATAAAACAGCATCATCGATGCTCCGTGGTGCAGGTTATGAGCACTACGAAGTCAGCAGTTACTCGAAAGACGGGTTCAAATGCAAACACAACTTGATATACTGGAAGAACAAGCCCTTCTATGCTTTCGGTTTGGGTTCAGCTAGTTACGTTGGAGGGCTGAGGTTTTCAAGGCCAAGGAGGCTTAAGGAATACACAAACTACGTCGCTGACTTGGAGAACGGCGCAGCGAACTGGTGTGGAGACGGTAGTGTTGATCTCAAGGATGTTGCCACAGACATTATAATGCTATCTTTCAGGACATCTAAAGGGCTTGAACTTAAGGAGTTTGGAGAGGCTTTTGGGAGAAAGGTAGTGAACTCGATCTGTAAAGTGTATGAGCCTTATGTGGAGAGTGGGCATATTGTTTGTTTGGATGGTATGAGAAGAGAAGTAGTGAGTGATGAATTCAAAAAGTTTTTAGTTGGGAATGATGAAGTGAAGATTGAAGATCATGTGAGGTACCTTAGGCTGAGAGATCCAGATGGTTTCCTACTCTCTAATGAGTTGATATCTCTAGCCTTTGGTGTCATATCTCCTTGA